In one Hymenobacter sp. DG25B genomic region, the following are encoded:
- a CDS encoding Hsp20/alpha crystallin family protein produces MAIQKYQSSFPGTPSSFSSMLDRFFNDSLASQGRVASFSPQVDAFETEQGFEIEASLPGLKRDEIKVDFQQGRLAISGERRFHNERNERQYHLVENSYGSFYRAFDMPDTVDAQKIEATFEDGVLHVHVPKDTQKTMRHQIEVRGAQGSQPGGGDGNVGKGSTSGKMSERVGRDATDIPVQDASSAQRGGSQQHAAGQQNAPGASKQGSGVGS; encoded by the coding sequence ATGGCTATCCAAAAGTATCAAAGTTCCTTTCCCGGCACGCCCTCCAGCTTCTCCTCCATGCTGGACCGCTTCTTCAATGACTCATTGGCCTCACAGGGCAGAGTTGCCAGTTTTTCTCCTCAGGTAGATGCCTTTGAAACTGAACAGGGCTTCGAAATAGAAGCTTCCCTGCCCGGCCTGAAGCGCGACGAAATAAAGGTGGACTTTCAGCAGGGCCGCCTGGCCATTTCCGGCGAGCGGCGGTTCCACAATGAGCGGAATGAGCGGCAGTACCACTTGGTAGAAAACTCCTACGGCTCTTTTTACCGCGCCTTTGATATGCCCGATACGGTGGACGCCCAGAAGATAGAGGCCACTTTTGAGGATGGGGTGTTGCACGTGCACGTGCCCAAAGACACGCAGAAAACCATGCGTCACCAGATTGAGGTGCGGGGTGCGCAGGGCAGCCAGCCGGGTGGGGGCGACGGCAATGTTGGCAAAGGCAGCACCAGCGGAAAAATGTCGGAGCGGGTGGGGCGTGATGCTACGGATATCCCTGTGCAGGATGCTTCTTCTGCTCAACGAGGCGGCAGCCAGCAGCATGCGGCCGGCCAGCAAAACGCGCCCGGCGCCTCTAAGCAGGGCTCCGGCGTAGGCTCCTGA
- a CDS encoding Hsp20/alpha crystallin family protein → MKLISKEFIHNLAPQLDLLNTLGGGTAQGTLRVDKREKGVVIHVAAPSVQPENFHVVLHHNRLTVYCDFRHQPADKLGAPLFAQSLELPDTLDLTRIDAVHENNELQVRIPYKDATGKPREIDIRQR, encoded by the coding sequence ATGAAGCTCATCAGCAAAGAATTTATTCACAACCTGGCCCCCCAGCTGGACTTGCTCAACACCCTGGGTGGCGGCACGGCGCAGGGCACGTTGCGAGTAGATAAGCGCGAGAAGGGCGTCGTTATTCACGTTGCGGCGCCTTCCGTGCAGCCCGAAAACTTCCACGTGGTTTTGCACCACAACCGCCTCACGGTGTACTGCGACTTCCGGCATCAGCCAGCAGACAAGCTCGGCGCTCCGCTGTTCGCCCAGTCCCTGGAATTGCCCGATACGCTGGACCTGACCCGCATTGATGCCGTGCACGAGAACAACGAGCTACAGGTGCGCATTCCCTATAAGGATGCCACCGGCAAGCCCCGCGAAATCGACATCCGGCAGCGCTAA
- a CDS encoding VF530 family DNA-binding protein has translation MSVSDDARDESGYLIRELHGVKLAQILEYLVAHYGWPELDSRIRVNCFAVNPSIKSSLTFLRRTPWARAKVEELYIQARTAEVLGKPRP, from the coding sequence ATGTCTGTTTCTGATGACGCCCGGGACGAGTCCGGGTACCTGATCCGCGAGCTGCACGGCGTAAAGCTGGCGCAGATACTGGAGTACCTGGTAGCCCATTATGGCTGGCCGGAGCTGGATAGCCGCATCCGGGTAAACTGCTTTGCCGTGAACCCCAGCATCAAATCCAGCCTTACCTTTTTGCGGCGCACGCCCTGGGCCCGCGCCAAGGTAGAAGAGCTTTATATTCAGGCTCGTACGGCTGAGGTGCTGGGCAAACCCCGGCCTTAA
- a CDS encoding glycoside hydrolase family 25 protein gives MSRSRRRTPVARRRASPTRRWAVVLLALLVLTGGLYSQYRRQVNRYARRLYTTLVNPHLTGSERTPLLDGYSVHGIDVSAYQGHIDWPRVAANNVRFAFIKATEGVTLRDPRFPRNWREARKAGVFCGAYHYFQPNYDGAQQANLFVRTVPLQPGDLPPVLDVEAPDFHDVAVMRRNIATWLRLVERHYGARPILYSNYSFYRRYLAGHFDEYPLWLAHYEVAQPALAREKWIIWQHSDESYVPGIRGTVDFNVFQGNYNSLLALRLAAPRRPAAPLPR, from the coding sequence ATGAGTCGTTCCCGCCGCCGTACGCCCGTTGCCCGCCGCCGGGCCAGCCCTACCCGTCGCTGGGCGGTGGTGCTGCTCGCGCTGCTGGTGCTGACCGGCGGTCTTTATAGCCAGTACCGCCGCCAGGTAAACCGCTATGCGCGCCGCCTTTATACTACCTTGGTAAATCCGCACCTCACGGGCTCAGAGCGCACCCCTTTGCTGGATGGCTACTCCGTGCACGGCATTGATGTGTCGGCGTATCAGGGGCACATCGACTGGCCCCGCGTGGCGGCCAACAACGTTCGGTTTGCCTTTATTAAAGCCACGGAGGGCGTAACTCTGCGCGACCCGCGCTTCCCGCGCAACTGGCGCGAGGCCCGCAAGGCGGGGGTGTTCTGCGGAGCCTACCATTACTTCCAGCCCAATTACGATGGCGCCCAGCAGGCCAACCTGTTTGTACGCACCGTGCCCCTGCAGCCCGGCGACCTGCCCCCGGTGCTGGACGTGGAAGCCCCTGATTTTCATGATGTAGCCGTAATGCGCCGCAACATTGCTACCTGGCTGCGGCTGGTGGAGCGCCACTACGGCGCCCGCCCTATCCTGTATTCCAATTACAGCTTTTACCGCCGCTACCTGGCCGGGCATTTTGATGAGTACCCGCTGTGGCTGGCGCACTATGAGGTGGCCCAGCCGGCTCTGGCCCGGGAGAAATGGATTATCTGGCAGCACAGCGACGAATCCTACGTGCCAGGCATCCGGGGCACGGTAGATTTCAATGTGTTTCAGGGTAATTACAACAGCCTGCTGGCCTTGCGTTTAGCAGCGCCGCGCCGCCCGGCAGCTCCCCTTCCCCGTTAG